Proteins encoded within one genomic window of Hevea brasiliensis isolate MT/VB/25A 57/8 chromosome 8, ASM3005281v1, whole genome shotgun sequence:
- the LOC110638689 gene encoding uncharacterized protein LOC110638689, with translation MARLLSIFFLSFVLTLKTFHGIQAVEYIVTNRAPTTPGGIKFNNELGVEYTKQTMALASDFIWSLFQQNTEADRKNVPRVSLFLDDLGDDEIAKTGNNEISVGDNFIEKIQGDIKPDFNGVVYHEMTHVWQWDGSAGNKAPSHVIEGIADFVRLKANYVPQGWAQPGDGNNWNDSYSYTARFLDYCNDLRNGFVAELNKKMRDTYSDEFFVELLGKPVDQLWNEYKARYGKN, from the coding sequence ATGGCTCGTCTCTTATCTATCTTCTTCCTCTCTTTCGTTCTAACCCTAAAAACCTTCCATGGAATCCAGGCAGTTGAATACATAGTCACAAACCGAGCTCCAACGACCCCAGGAGGAATCAAGTTCAACAACGAACTTGGCGTCGAATACACTAAACAAACAATGGCATTAGCGAGTGACTTCATCTGGAGCCTCTTCCAGCAAAACACTGAAGCTGACAGAAAGAACGTGCCCCGTGTATCCCTGTTTCTCGATGATCTTGGTGATGACGAGATCGCTAAAACAGGCAACAACGAGATCTCTGTAGgggataattttattgaaaagaTCCAAGGTGATATCAAGCCAGACTTTAATGGGGTGGTCTATCATGAGATGACACACGTTTGGCAGTGGGATGGGTCTGCGGGAAacaaagctccaagtcatgtgatTGAAGGAATTGCAGATTTTGTGAGGCTAAAGGCTAATTATGTACCACAGGGCTGGGCGCAACCAGGGGATGGAAACAACTGGAACGATAGTTACAGTTATACAGCTAGGTTTCTAGACTATTGTAATGATCTTAGAAATGGGTTTGTTGCAGAACTGAACAAGAAGATGAGAGATACTTATAGTGATGAATTCTTTGTTGAGTTGCTGGGAAAGCCTGTTGATCAGTTGTGGAATGAATACAAGGCTCGTTATGGGAAGAACTAG